From the Daphnia magna isolate NIES linkage group LG3, ASM2063170v1.1, whole genome shotgun sequence genome, one window contains:
- the LOC116918301 gene encoding isochorismatase domain-containing protein 2: MNKLLLGRFPVEKSALFVCDMQEKFASGIKYFPQIVANSKKLLESAKIMDIPVVYTEQYPKGLGHTVPELNITEYSKDKFEKLQFSMMTPELMNHLKGELKHVNTVVLCGIETHACIRHTAIDLIDQGFNVHVVVDACSSRTMVDRKYALKAIERMGANLTTTESAIFGYAPDAGHPKFRMLRELLLQPSADTGL; encoded by the exons ATGAACAAGCTCCTTTTAGGCCGATTTCCTGTCGAAAAAAGTGCCTTATTTGTCTGCGACATGCAAGAAAAATTTGCAAGTGGCATCAAATATTTTCCACAAATTGTTGCCAACAGCAAGAAACTTTTAGAGTCTGCCAAAATCATGGATATTCCGGTGGTTTACACTGAACAATATCCAAAAG GTTTAGGGCATACTGTGCCAGAACTAAATATTACCGAGTATTCTAAagacaaatttgaaaaactcCAGTTCTCGATGATGACTCCTGAGTTGATGAACCACCTAAAGGGTGAACTTAAGCAT GTCAACACAGTTGTTCTTTGTGGGATTGAGACGCATGCTTGCATCCGTCACACTGCAATTGATTTGATTGATCAGGGCTTTAATGTTCATGTTGTTGTGGATGCTTGCTCATCTCGTACTATGGTGGACAG GAAATATGCATTGAAAGCCATTGAACGAATGGGTGCTAACTTGACTACAACGGAAAGTGCAATTTTCGGCTACGCACCGGATGCAGGTCATCCAAAATTTCGAATGCTTCGCGAATTACTTCTGCAGCCGTCAGCTGATACTGGGCTGTGA
- the LOC116918298 gene encoding protein lifeguard 1 isoform X1, producing MATQPNHPTYPSQPGQPTYGWSVPVDQGPPPPYNQNPPLHNPQPPPPPPNPASNMYGGAGYESGGLDDAAFSFSEKSVRMAFVRKVYAILMVQLAITVAFISLFVYEPNVKLYSREHPEMWWIAFTMTFVLLIVLACCNDFRRRWPLNIILLGLFTACEGFMLGAVSSLYRSEDVLIAAGICTAVCLALTLFAMQTKWDFTACGGILFVCVIVLFIFGIVAICIPGKVIHLVYASLGALLFSVYLVFDTQLMLGGKHKYSISPEEYIFAALNLYLDIINIFLYILAIVGGSRN from the exons ATGGCAACTCAACCCAATCACCCAACTTACCCCTCTCAGCCTGGACAGCCAACCTATGGCTGGTCTGTCCCGGTAGATCAAG GCCCTCCCCCTCCATACAATCAAAATCCACCACTTCACAATCCacaaccaccaccaccaccaccaaatcCAGCAAGCAACATGTACGGTGGCGCAGGATACGAATCCGGAGGACTCGACGATGccgccttttctttttcggaaAAATCTGTCCGTATGGCTTTTGTGAG GAAGGTGTACGCGATCCTAATGGTTCAGCTAGCCATTACAGTGGCTTTCATCTCCCTTTTCGTGTACGAACCGAACGTCAAGTTATATTCTCGAGAACATCCTGAAATGTGGTGGATAGCATTTACCATGACCTTTGTCTTATTAATCGTTCTTGCCTGTTGCAACGATTTCCGACGACGTTGGCCTCTGAACATAATTTTGCTGGGACTTTTTACCGCGTGCGAAGGTTTCATGCTTGGAGCCGTCTCGTCCCTCTATAGG TCGGAAGATGTGTTAATTGCTGCCGGTATATGCACGGCCGTATGCCTTGCGCTGACCCTATTTGCCATGCAAACGAAATGGGATTTTACTGCTTGTGGAGGGATCCTTTTTGTCTGCGTCATcgttttgttcatttttgGCATTGTGGCTATTTGCATCCCAGGAAAGGTTATCCACCTGGTTTACGCTTCTTTGGGCGCACTTCTTTTCAGTGTTTATCTGGTCTTCGATACCCAACTGATGCTTGGTGGTAAACATAAGTACTCGATATCTCCTGAGGAGTACATCTTTGCGGCTCTGAATCTTTACCTGGACATTATTAACATCTTCCTATACATCTTAGCTATAGTTGGCGGCTCTCGTAACTAA
- the LOC116918298 gene encoding protein lifeguard 1 isoform X2, with protein MYGGAGYESGGLDDAAFSFSEKSVRMAFVRKVYAILMVQLAITVAFISLFVYEPNVKLYSREHPEMWWIAFTMTFVLLIVLACCNDFRRRWPLNIILLGLFTACEGFMLGAVSSLYRSEDVLIAAGICTAVCLALTLFAMQTKWDFTACGGILFVCVIVLFIFGIVAICIPGKVIHLVYASLGALLFSVYLVFDTQLMLGGKHKYSISPEEYIFAALNLYLDIINIFLYILAIVGGSRN; from the exons ATGTACGGTGGCGCAGGATACGAATCCGGAGGACTCGACGATGccgccttttctttttcggaaAAATCTGTCCGTATGGCTTTTGTGAG GAAGGTGTACGCGATCCTAATGGTTCAGCTAGCCATTACAGTGGCTTTCATCTCCCTTTTCGTGTACGAACCGAACGTCAAGTTATATTCTCGAGAACATCCTGAAATGTGGTGGATAGCATTTACCATGACCTTTGTCTTATTAATCGTTCTTGCCTGTTGCAACGATTTCCGACGACGTTGGCCTCTGAACATAATTTTGCTGGGACTTTTTACCGCGTGCGAAGGTTTCATGCTTGGAGCCGTCTCGTCCCTCTATAGG TCGGAAGATGTGTTAATTGCTGCCGGTATATGCACGGCCGTATGCCTTGCGCTGACCCTATTTGCCATGCAAACGAAATGGGATTTTACTGCTTGTGGAGGGATCCTTTTTGTCTGCGTCATcgttttgttcatttttgGCATTGTGGCTATTTGCATCCCAGGAAAGGTTATCCACCTGGTTTACGCTTCTTTGGGCGCACTTCTTTTCAGTGTTTATCTGGTCTTCGATACCCAACTGATGCTTGGTGGTAAACATAAGTACTCGATATCTCCTGAGGAGTACATCTTTGCGGCTCTGAATCTTTACCTGGACATTATTAACATCTTCCTATACATCTTAGCTATAGTTGGCGGCTCTCGTAACTAA
- the LOC116918300 gene encoding ras-related protein Rab-10 → MAKKSYDLLFKLLLIGDSGVGKTCILFRFSDDAFNTTFISTIGIDFKIKTIELQGKKIKLQIWDTAGQERFHTITTSYYRGAMGIMLVYDITSMKTFDNIAKWLRNIDEHANEDVEKMILGNKCDVEDKRAVSKEKGEMIAREHGIRFMETSAKANINIESAFYELAQAILTKTCGREQAEPLDRVPLDGGRSDRQSNRCC, encoded by the exons ATGGCAAAGAAATCATATGATTTATTGTTTAAATTATTGCTTATCGGGGATTCGGGGGTCGGAAAAACATGTATTCTTTTCAGATTTTCTGACGATGCATTCAACACAACTTTCATTTCTACAATTG GTATcgatttcaaaattaaaactattgaacttcaagggaaaaaaattaaactccAAATATG GGACACTGCTGGTCAAGaacgtttccacacaatcACAACATCTTATTACCGTGGAGCAATGGGAATTATGCTTGTATATGACATAACTAGTATGAAAACATTCGACAATATTGCAAAATGGCTCAGAAATATAGATGAG CATGCCAATGAAGATGTGGAGAAAATGATTTTGGGAAACAAGTGTGATGTAGAAGACAAAAGAGCAGTtagtaaagaaaaaggagaaatg ATTGCCAGGGAACATGGAATAAGATTTATGGAAACATCAGCTAAAGCAAATATAAACATAGAGAGTGCTTTTTATGAACTCGCGCAAGCGATTTTGACCAAAACTTGTGGGCGAGAGCAAGCCGAGCCCTTAGATCGCGTTCCACTCGATGGGGGTCGCAGTGATCGGCAATCCAATCGCTGCTGTtaa
- the LOC116918289 gene encoding dynein intermediate chain 3, ciliary has protein sequence MDLTCVVRRDIKLLSKRKCNFSDAVLNPSQSVDIYPDSELTASFTIAKNKEIGVQCQACDLSALHINTDSASTENRGIHHKEGGWPRDVNPQESDQTARYRKKIEKDEAYSHAVLHLGQQMEHYIKQNNVFNIYEDYFTDAPDVPTPDPNPLRTLHLLKDPSPTRRAVTGLSWSPDGGTKLAAAYSDPFWKNLFDHKDNDSYIWNIERAVQPEIVLRSMSQLRSVSFNPRDQHILAGGSIYGAVGIWDVRKSQGPVECVPIDVGHSESVTSIIWSNSKAGGEFFSASGDGQVLWWDMRKLNAPIDALVLDPSATPRPENALSACCLEYDPSMPNKFLVGTRQGIVMNCNRRARTTAERIMCQYEAHLGPVHALHRHPQLPKIFLTVGDWTTNIWTEDIRDSPILTLRNQNVQLLAGAWSYTRPSVIFTAATDGALYLWDILAQRINPTLCSQVSESPLLSLSTQEQGKIMAVGSKDGRLSVIQISENLSTVTRNDKAALTSLLERETRREKTLEQRSKDGKSKQGAKASIVFHMAVASVAAATQSSLVVQQPQSPTSPSKKMFESLKETLQALHSKENTSNGECHEATGIEPSIDMMPAIDGQGSQINLSVSQPMESTVDQHLQTAEEAFFETMDQDILSRGMEEKQQS, from the exons ATGGATCTCACCTGCGTTGTGCGTCGTGATATCAAACTATTAAGCAAGAGAAAATGCAATTTCTCGGATGCAGTTTTAAATCCCTCACAATCCGTCGATATTTACCCAGATTCAGAACTAACAGCTTCCTTCACCATCgctaaaaacaaagaaattggaGTCCAGTGTCAAGCTTGTGATCTTTCAGCCTTGCat ATAAACACAGACAGCGCTTCTACTGAGAATCGAGGAATTCATCACAAAGAAGGTGGTTGGCCTCGTGATGTTAATCCGCAGGAATCCGATCAAACGGCCCGTTATCGCAAGAAGATCGAGAAGGATGAAGCCTATTCACATGCAGTTCTCCACCTTGGACAG cAAATGGAACACTacattaaacaaaataacgtCTTTAACATCTACGAAGACTATTTTACGGACGCTCCCGATGT ACCAACCCCAGATCCGAATCCGCTCAGAACACTTCACCTCCTAAAGGATCCATCACCTACACGACGTGCAGTTACTGGGCTTAGCTGGAGCCCAGATGGAGGAACAAAATTGGCAGCTGCGTATTCAGATCCATTTTGGAAAAATCTTTTTGATCACAAAGACAATGATTCCTACATATGGAATATCG AAAGAGCTGTGCAACCGGAAATTGTACTCCGCAGCATGAGTCAGCTTCGTTCAGTTTCTTTTAATCCGCGTGACCAACACATTTTAGCTGGTGGATCGATCTATGGTGCCGTAGGAATATGGGATGTTCGTAAGAGTCAAGGCCCAGTTGAATGTGTTCCGATCGATGTCGGCCATTCGGAGAGTGTCACATCAATAATCTGGAGTAATTCTAAAGCCGGGGGAGAATTTTTCTCGGCTTCTGGAGATGGACAA GTGCTTTGGTGGGACATGCGGAAACTTAATGCACCAATTGACGCACTTGTACTCGATCCTAGTGCAACTCCTCGTCCCGAAAACGCCCTTTCTGCTTGTTGTCTTGAATACGATCCTTCCATGCCGAACAAATTTCTAGTTGGCACTCGCCAAG GTATTGTGATGAATTGTAATAGAAGAGCAAGAACAACAGCAGAGAGAATTATGTGTCAATATGAAGCACATTTGGGTCCGGTTCACGCTCTTCATCGCCATCCGCAATTGCCCAAGATTTTTCTGACAGTTGGTGATTGGACTACCAACATTTGGACGGAAGATATTCGTGATTCGCCCATTTTAACTTTAAg GAATCAAAACGTCCAGTTGTTGGCCGGAGCCTGGAGTTACACGCGACCCTCCGTTATATTTACTGCAGCAACTGACGGTGCTCTTTACCTATGGGATATTTTAGCCCAGCGCATAAATCCTACTTTGTGTTCACAA GTCAGTGAGTCTCCGCTACTTAGTTTGAGTACTCAAGAACAAGGAAAGATCATGGCTGTCGGTAGCAAAGATGGGCGCTTGTCAGTCATCCAAATCAGCGAAAATTTATCAACGGTCACCAGGAATGATAAAGCTGCGCTCACCTCG TTACTGGAAAGAGAAACTCGAAGGGAAAAGACTTTGGAGCAACGTAGCAAAGATGGAAAGAGTAAACAAGGAGCGAAGGCTTCCATTGTTTTTCATATGGCAGTTGCTTCTGTGGCAGCTGCTACGCAAAGCTCCTTGGTGGTTCAGCAACCACAGTCACCTACATCTCcatcaaagaaaatgtttgagaGCTTGAAAGAGACGCTGCAGGCGCTGCACAGTAAAGAAAACACAAGCAACGGAGAATGTCATGAGGCAACTGGTATCGAACCATCGATTGATATGATGCCAGCGATCGATGGTCAGGGAAGTCAAATCAATTTGTCAGTCTCCCAGCCAATGGAATCCACGGTCGATCAGCATTTGCAGACAGCCGAGGAGGCGTTTTTTGAAACCATGGATCAG GATATCCTGTCCCGTGGAATGGAAGAAAAGCAACAGTCGTAA